Sequence from the Ziziphus jujuba cultivar Dongzao chromosome 9, ASM3175591v1 genome:
TACTGTCAATTATCATGTTGTTAAGGTAATTTTGGTTTGGAGTAacagcataaaaaaataataaaaaattaaaagaatataagaaaataatttattacacAATCTTTGTAAGGAATGATAAGGATATCCATGCACGAAAAATCAATTTGTGGCCAGTCACCCTTTCACTTATTCgaaaaataagatttaaaattacaaatttgaaaaagaaaattcaaatttatgtgCCACAAACATTTCACATTCTCTAGAACATTATTATGTTTTGAAACTATCCAACTCAACCGCAAATATGACTCACCGAACTGAACTAATATCCTATATCCAACTCCGTCTGGTTTCGGCGGAGCCCATGGATTTTGCGGTTTCTCTTAGAATAAACTTCTGGATCTTTCCGGTGGAGGTCTTTGGAAGCTTCTCCTTAAACACCAAAACAGAacagcaaaaaaaacaaaacagaacagCAAAACAACGAGCAAAACCcgaaggaaggaaagaaaactgCAGCTGCTGGTTTATTGAATGATTCTCTGCTTTTGTGGCTTACAGCATACCAAAGCAAAAAACATAACACTATTTATACTAATACTTAACCCTACCTacataaaacatcataaaattacCCTAAAAGAAGTTTCTAAAACTTGGACTTTAAGAAAACTTGGACCGTAAGTAACCAAGGCCCACaaaataataacccaaaaaatcaagtttatatttcaacactCCCCCTTAAACTTGATTAGTTATTCCTATTAGACTTCTCAATTTAACAAAGACTTCATGCTTGAGAGGCTTGGTAAAAATATCGGTTACTTGATCATGAGTCTTCACATACTCTAGCTGTACATCTCCTTTGATAATGCATTCTCTAATATAATGATAACGCGTATCAATATGTTTGCTTCGATCATGAAAAACAGGATTCTTAGCAAGGGCTATTGCTGATTTGTTATCCACGTAAATCTTGGTTGGTTCTTCTTGTGGACAGCCCAACCTCCTTAACAAGTTTCAAAGCCAAATTGCATGACAAACACAAGAGGTGACAGCTACATACTCCGCTTCACATGTTGAAAGAGTAACAATTTGCTGCTTCTTTAACATCCATGTAAACACCGTATTTCCCAAATAAAACAAAGCCACTTGTGCTTTTACGATCATCTATATATCcaccccaatcactatcactatatccAACAAGCTTGTAATCATCGGAAGTTGAATAATACAAACCAAAACTTATTGTACCTTTTAGATAACGAAGAATCCTTCTTGCTGCCTTCAAGTGAGTTGTTATTGGATTCTCCATGTATCGACTTATAACTCCTACAGCATAAAGAATATCCGGCCTTGTACATGTCAAGTATCTTAAACTTCCAACCAAGCTCTTAAAAAATGTTGGATCCACCTTTTCTCCTTCCTCATGCTTTGTTAACTTGACTCCACATTCCATTGGTGTACCAACCGGATTTGCATCATCCATTTTAAACTTCTTAAGTACCTCCTTAGCATACCCTTCTTGAGTAATTAATATGCCTTCACCTCCTTGCTTTACTTCAATGCCGAGATAGTAAGACATGAGCCCAATATTGGTCATCTCAAACTCCCTCGTCATCTCCTCCTTAAACTCGACAAACATACTTGGATTGCTGCCCGTGAAAATtaagtcatctacatacaagcacacaatcaatatatcatctcttttaattttaatgtaaagtGCATGCTCATATGGACACTTGATAAAATTCCTTTCTTGGAGATACTTGTCAATTCTAGCATTCCAagctcttggtgcttgcttcaaCCCATAATGTGCTTTCTTCAACCTTAAGACTTTATCTTCTTGTCCCTTGATTTCATATCCTTGTGGTTGTTCGATGTAAACTTCTTCTTCAAGAACTCCATTTAAGAACGCAGActttacatccatttgatgtattttCCAATTGTGTTGAGCTGCCAATGAGATGATTAACCTTACCATTTCTAGTCGTGCAACAGGTGCAAAAACTTCATCATAGTCTATACCAGCCCTTTGACTATAGCCTTTCGCTACCAACCTTGCCTTATACCTTTCAACCTCACCTTTAGCATTCTTCTTGGCTTTATACACCCACTTCACACCAATAGCCTTGGATTTTTGTGTAAGTAAAGCTGGTTCCCAAGTTTTGTTCTTCTTGATTGCTTTTATCTCCTCATCCATGGCATTCTTCCAATTTTTGTCCTTCATTGCCTCTTGGAAGTTCACGGGTTCACaatcagcaaataaacaaaacaaagtaaGATCATCCTGGTTTTTGATTACCTCATATATCTCTTGTAAACTCCTACACCGTGGGGCCCTTTCACTTGAATTTCCGCCTTCTTGAAAACCTGCTGTTGGTGAAGCTGGTGGGGTGATCGGCTCCTCTCTTATTGGCTCCATACCTGGCTGTTCCGCTTCTTCCTCTTCAAGATATGGGAGAAAATTGTAGCTTTCATCATGTGATTCCCAATTCCattattcttcttcattaaatataacatcccagccgattattattttcctaCTCTTAGGATTGTAGAGTTTGTACCCTTTGGAGTTTATGTCATAGCCAATGAAGACATACTTCTGACTTTTGTCATCCAATTTGCTTCTTTTCTCATCAGGTACATGGGCATGAGCTATGCTTCCAAACACTCTTAGGTGTGAAATACCGGGCTTCCTTCCACTCCAAGCTTCTTGAAGTGTTTTTCCCCACACACTTCTTGTTGGAGATCGGTTAGATAGGTAGACAGCACATGCAACCGCCTTTGCCCAAAACTCCTTCGGTAATCTCTTGCTTTTAAGCATGCTTCTTGCCATATCTAGGATTGTTCTATTCTTCCGTTATACCACACCGTTCTATTGGGGGGATCTTGGTACTGTTAAAAACCTTCGAATTCCATGTTCTTCACAATATTTCTGGAATTCATTTGATGTGAACTCTCCTCCTCGATCAGATCTCATAGCTTTAACCAAACAGCCACTTTCTTTCTCAACAAGAGccttaaacttcttaaaattctcaaatacctctgatttttctttcaaaaaatatacccatGTCTTTCtcgaaaaatcatcaatgaaaagaAGGAAATAGTAACTCTTACCAAGTGAACTAGGCTTCATCGGACCGCACACATCAGCATGTATAAGTTCCAGCGGCTTTCGAGCTCTTGAAGTTGTCTCTTTgggaaaactttttttaaattgctttcCAAGTAAGCACCCTTCACAAACTTGATCCGGATTATGAATGCAAGGTAA
This genomic interval carries:
- the LOC107427651 gene encoding LOW QUALITY PROTEIN: retrovirus-related Pol polyprotein from transposon TNT 1-94 (The sequence of the model RefSeq protein was modified relative to this genomic sequence to represent the inferred CDS: deleted 1 base in 1 codon; substituted 4 bases at 4 genomic stop codons), with product MEKILRSLDSKFDHIVTIIEETKDLEAMSLEQLLGSLQAYEEKKKKKEGIVEQLFKTRIDSTKEETSSGHNDRSQQGRGRVRGRGRGQGPGRGWKFGDNHNNNFQRGRGSIRGRGRGFSAPRVLTWKAIXKKFSQRDNFKSSKALELIHADVCGPMKPSSLGKSYYFLLFIDDFSRKTWVYFLKEKSEVFENFKKFKALVEKESGCLVKAMRSDRGGEFTSNEFQKYCEEHGIRRFLTVPRSPQXNGVVXRKNRTILDMARSMLKSKRLPKEFWAKAVACAVYLSNRSPTRSVWGKTLQEAWSGRKPGISHLRVFGSIAHAHVPDEKRSKLDDKSQKYVFIGYDINSKGYKLYNPKSRKIIIGWDVIFNEEEXWNWESHDESYNFLPYLEEEEAEQPGMEPIREEPITPPASPTAGFQEGGNSSERAPRCRSLQEIYEVIKNQDDLTLFCLFADCEPVNFQEAMKDKNWKNAMDEEIKAIKKNKTWEPALLTQKSKAIGVKWVYKAKKNAKGEVERYKARLVAKGYSQRAGIDYDEVFAPVARLEMVRLIISLAAQHNWKIHQMDVKSAFLNGVLEEEVYIEQPQGYEIKGQEDKVLRLKKAHYGLKQAPRAWNARIDKYLQERNFIKCPYEHALYIKIKRDDILIVCLYVDDLIFTGSNPSMFVEFKEEMTREFEMTNIGLMSYYLGIEVKQGGEGILITQEGYAKEVLKKFKMDDANPVGTPMECGVKLTKHEEGEKVDPTFFKSLVGSLRYLTCTRPDILYAVGVISRYMENPITTHLKAARRILRYLKGTISFGLYYSTSDDYKLVGYSDSDWGGYIDDRKSTSGFVLFGKYGVYMDVKEAANCYSFNM